A genomic window from Phyllopteryx taeniolatus isolate TA_2022b chromosome 2, UOR_Ptae_1.2, whole genome shotgun sequence includes:
- the LOC133474333 gene encoding THAP domain-containing protein 6-like has protein sequence MPAHCAAYGCTRRRTAETRDAGITFHKFPRGDEIRRQWEKALRRKDFTATDETVLCSQHFMKDDFDRTGQICRIRAGVIPSVFNFPDRPRKVERTRMPRTTRTSMKAREGLPLPSPHKATKKEFQLNSDLPEAERTTTTSRKSNSLPLPTPQKVTKKKHQLNIDLDHNYSLPSSPAALKVKFSQAATRIWNLEKEKRNALVRERRAMKSLIAVLHKPLCKSCV, from the exons ATGCCTGCGCATTGTGCTGCGTACGGTTGCACACGACGCCGTACAGCCGAAACAAGGGACgcgggaataacctttcataa GTTTCCCAGAGGTGATGAGATCAGGAGACAGTGGGAAAAAGCTCTGAGGAGAAAGGATTTTACTGCGACTGATGAGACTGTGCTCTGCAGTCAACATTTTATGAAAGATGATTTTGACAGGACTGGGCAGATTTGCCGGATTAGAGCTGGTGTCATTCCATCAGTCTTTAACTTCCCGGATCGTCCAAGAAAA gTTGAGAGAACAAGGATGCCAAGAACCACAAGAACGTCAATGAAAGCTCGGGAGGGCCTACCATTACCCAGCCCTCACAAAGCCACCAAAAAGGAATTCCAACTTAATAGTGACCTt ccTGAAGCAGAAAGGACCACGACAACCTCAAGGAAAAGTAACAGTCTACCATTACCCACCCCTCAGAAAGTTACCAAAAAGAAGCATCAACTTAATATTGACCTt GACCACAACTATTCGCTACCCAGTTCTCCCGCTGCTCTGAAGGTCAAGTTTAGTCAGGCTGCAACTAGAATTTGGAACCTGGAGAAGGAGAAGAGAAATGCGCTGGTACGAGAACGAAGGGCAATGAAAAGTCTAATAGCTGTACTGCACAAGCCCTTGTGCAAGTCTTGTGTCTGA
- the psmb1 gene encoding proteasome subunit beta type-1, with the protein MLSAQAFGDPGKMKDYHYTGPVEHRFSPYTFNGGTVLALAGEDFVIVASDTRLSEGYSIHSRESPKCYKLTDTTVIGCSGFHGDCLTLTKIIDARLKMYKHSNNKTMTCGAIAAMLSTILYGRRFFPYYVYNIIGGLDDEGKGAVYSFDPVGSYQRDCYMAGGSASAMLQPLLDNQIGFKNMEGVTRIPLSLEKSVQLVKDVFISAAERDVYTGDALQICIITKDGITEETVTLRKD; encoded by the exons ATGCTCTCAGCTCAAGCTTTTGGAGACCCGGGCAAGATGAAGGACTATCACTACACGGGTCCGGTTGAGCACCGTTTTTCCCCATATACATTCAACGGAGG GACTGTTCTAGCGCTGGCTGGGGAAGACTTTGTCATTGTAGCTTCCGACACCAGGCTGAGTGAGGGCTACTCAATCCACAGCAGAGAGTCGCCAAAATGCTACAAACT GACAGACACAACAGTAATTGGCTGCAGCGGTTTCCATGGTGACTGTCTGACTCTGACCAAAATCATTGATGCCAGACTCAAG ATGTACAAACACTCAAACAATAAGACCATGACGTGTGGAGCCATCGCTGCCATGTTGTCCACCATCTTGTACGGCAGGAGGTTCTTCCCCTACTATGTTTACAATATCATTGGAGGCCTTGATGACGAGG GCAAGGGTGCAGTCTACAGCTTTGACCCAGTAGGATCCTACCAGAGGGACTGCTACATGGCTGGGGGATCAGCTAGTGCTATGCTGCAACCACTTCTCGACAACCAG ATCGGTTTCAAAAACATGGAAGGTGTGACACGTATTCCTCTGAGCCTCGAGAAGTCAGTTCAGCTGGTCAAAGATGTTTTCATCTCGGCCGCGGAAAGAGATGTTTACACCGGAGATGCCCTTCAGATCTGCATTATCACAAAGGACGGAATCACAGAGGAGACTGTCACACTGAGGAAGGACTGA